agagataaaaaatgaATGCTATGAATTATGTGGGATGCATACTTGAAAaagaacattttattgaaaaagaatcTTATAagattttgaactttaatttttcaCGTAATAtctagttcttgtattaataattttttcaatGTCTTACTTTTATATTGAGAGTTAGCCGcaaacttaaaaaaaagaaagattaaatACTTTTTTGGTTCTTAACGTGAATCAAAATCTTAATCGTTCTGGACttaaaaaaaaggttaaataCTTACCCAACATATACCCATTCTCATTCTTGTAATCGGCCTGCACACATTGTGATTATTTAGTATTTGCTATTTAGAAAAATgatatacatttatttatttaattaagttGTGTGCACTTTAATTTGATAAATAAGTATCATGATACATAGTGTTTGATTTAACTTGGTATTTCAGTATCTGCATTGTGGATGCATTGTGTCTGAGAAGGATATTTTCGTGATGAATTTTGGTGGAGGTGTTTGTTGCTTAGTTTGTGCAAAGAAATATCTTCTTCCCGCTGTAAGAACTCTACATCTCTGCTTTCCAATATATCTATCTATCTCTATGCTACATTCGTATatagttatattattatatatgctaCTTCTCTACAAATTGATATATAGGGTTTTTAAATTTGTGATTTTATGTAGAGAtaaggagaatgataaataaatgtattgatgcattcacagttaattttatatttctggAGTTTGAACTTatactgctgtcatgtaggacatttcgttaattatttaactttgattcTATAGTAgaactatattaaaattaaataaaacttttttttatttaaatagacaaataaaatactttaatattaaGAACTAAAACAGAATTTCGTCCAAATATAAgagactaatttaatattttattttttttatatatatactaataagtaataaccatCAACCATGCTATGTTTTTTAGTGAGatacaataataaaaatcatAATTCGATCACCTAAAAGGCCTAAAATATCTGACTTCCATAATTGAATTCTTCTCAAATCTCAGATTAACTATATATATAGTCAAAAGAAGAATATATTTCGATGTCATCAcgtatttaattgttttttagtTCCGCTATAGTTTTAGAGGAGCAAAATATATATCTAAGGATCGGAACATACACTAGACTACTTAATTAAGTTGCTACAGTTGTTTATATTTTGCATTCCGGGTGTTCTAGCTTCAATTATAGCATCTACTATATGAATGACAGTGCTAATAATAATAGTTTATTATTCCTTGACTTTAAAATTgatggaaaattttaaaattttcttaaattttattttattaaaaaatttatttgcatcaaatatatttttaataattaatttttaaaaaaattaaaattatttagcaataattttataaaaataaattttaacacaaataaattaaacataattGTTATCATGTATATTTATTAGATTAatcttaaatatttaaaaatttagttatcagtaatatatttgatacaaaaaaatattaaaaataagattaaaacaagataaaatttaaaaaatatttttaaaatttttgtcaattttcaaaaacaaaaaatatatttttttcctgAATTTTTAGAATGAAGTTCCAATGTTTTAACTTCAGTTTTTGTCTTAGGaggatgaaattgatgaacacaAGCCCGTGAATGATTGTCCTCCTGTATTAACGTGGAACAATTCCAGTGCTAATCAATCCATGGACCGTCCTTCCAATGGTGAGTTATTTTTATCTAATATTGGCTTTGAAGAACAATATAATAATGAACTCTTATATATACTTGATTTCTTTAGAGTTGATTTATGAAAAATAGACTGGTAgagatataaattatttatttctctttttttattaatttaaatttttaaaagaaataattttctGACATAGTATTagaatttctataaaaaaatttagagttcGATCTTGTTAGAttctagaagaagaaaaaatttaacgtaagaaatattaaaaaagaaaaaaaattatgcaaaaaatttaaataaatttaaaagagattttgATTTAAAGAGGTGTGTTAGAGATATAgtagtttatgtatttttttaactttattttttaggAAAAGTAATTTCATGACATATAGATATAATTTGTTGGttgattttatgaaaaaaaatcatttaattttATAGGCATAATTTTCTGCTtgaatttttatcaaattaaaatacaataaattaaatatttatattctaactctCATTGGTCTTtgtatatgtttttattttaaacaagTTCTAACAATCATTTAACTATATATGTAAATGTTATACAATTGATCAGTTACCTTTTTATCAAGGTAATTTTTTGAAAGAATAAAGTGAATTGTTATATTAAAGGTTAACAGTTTACACATTCGATATCTAGAAACTTAATTCAAAGTAAAAGCCTAATAAACTATCCTTATAATTAAATAAACCCTATATATATTGAGTaactagctatatatatataacatgagGCAGAAACCAAAACACGGAGAAATTCAACCATGGCTGCTGCTCCAAATGAATCAACTCATCAAATGGTTATATCTGGAGCAAAATGCAAACAGAAACATGCAGTATCAGGAGGTGGTTCATCATCAACAGCCATGATTAATGCATCATTATCATTGAGTGAAAACAATGGCACACAACCTAATAATTCTGGGTGTTGCTTATATGTTTCACCTCAAACTGGTTTGATCCGTTTCCTCAATTTTGGTCAGATGAAACAGCAGCAATATTTGAAAGATTTGGGATTGTATCCACCAACTTTCATTTAATTTGCTCACTCCTTTTATATCTACAATTATTGTCACAAATATTCTAATAAGAAATTCTAAAACATCAaaacagagaagaaaaagagatagAGTGAAAAGGACCAAAACCAacacaaataatttataattaggagctaaaataaaaatgacatgTATTATAGAAAAATGGTTTATCAATATGAATTATAGACCAAGTAACTTGTCTTTTGAGTTTAGGTAGTTATTAGCTTATCAAATCCAAAGTTTACCAATTGAAatgtttttttatgaaaaacatgtaaAATTTAAGTTTTCAATCTATTTAAGTTGTTATgcaattataaaaatgattactAATAATAacatgaatattaaaattatgtaTTAGCTAAACCCTTAAATTTAAGTATatatctattttgtattataGTTGTGTTATTAATGCATGCACTAAAAATATATCTTGGTTTAGAGagtatgaaaaaagaaaaagaaaaatcttagCTTGTGACTATCTCtcttaatatttttcataaaaaattatctGTATTCACTGGAAGTTGTCCTTAACTCCATTATTTAAGTCCCAATTCTACAATGACTCCTATGTTCAAGAAAATTCTAAGTGCAACTGATACTAAAGTCAAGAGTGGACGTCTTGTGATTCCAACCAAAGGCGCAAGGGTGAGTCCCTAACtccatatatttattaataatttgtgattatatttCATTTGAAAACACAAAAGTGTTTAGTATTGTGTAGGGTTATATTGATATTGTTGATTATTATTGATGtctttgttgttgttggttttttTAAATGCTATTTCTTGAAGTTcaaaattcttattaatttttttgaacgTCTTATGATACTATTacttctttaaaaattttgaattaataaaaaaataatataaataattatatttttaagtaattaTATTTCTAACAGAAATAATGAATAGTGTTGCTAGATATCAATATAGttattagtaaatatatatagACCAAAACTTAAAGCAAAATATAGTAACTTATTTGCTGCAGGGTTATTATTTGCATGCATGGAAAATTAATGCATGATTATTATATGAGGATGTTATAAAATCTATGTAACAGATAATTGAATATATTATAAGTATGAATTAATAGTAGCACTGTATCTTCTACATGACTGCATGCATGGAACAGGCTTATCTTCCAGAACTTGAGGATAAGCAACGATGCATTCTCCTTGAAATTCTTGACACCAAAGGGAATATTTGGAAGTTAAGCTACCGTTTTTGGGAGAACAACAGAGGGAGGATCTATGTTCTTGGAGGCCTTAAAGCTTATATTACTATTTGGAAATGGCAAGTTGGTGACCAAGGTATTACTATCTTGTTGTATTTTAGGTTTTTatttctgaaataaataaataaataaacattattttcaaaaatacgtatttcaactttaatttttgggatgcgctttttttttgtttaggatGAGTTCGTCCAATCTTCCGGCGAACTTCTATAATTTTATAGAGTTTATCACGCTCTGGACGAACTTCACCCAAATTCTCCAGGACTCagacaaattttattaaaatagtagAGTTTGCCGAAATACGACAAATTTGTcctaaaaaaaaatatgtatctaaaaatttaaagttgaaataatagatttgtaaaatttttttataatttattttagaaaaaaaacctTGTAGTTTACTATAATCATCTCTATTACTATATTCATATGCTTGtgctttatttaatttgttttaaagtttatttttatcaaaatatgtgAATAATATATATAGCGTATACAAATATGATAAACATCTTGAGTTGGACAAATTTGTCCTAaatcccaaaaaataaaaatacgtatctaaaaattttatgaaaataaattttttataatttatttttttaaaaaaaaccttgtattttactataatcatctCTATTACTATATTCATATGCTTGtgctttatttaatttgttttaaagttcatttttatcaaaatatgtgAAATAGTATATATAGCATATACAAATATGATAAACATTTTGGATTGGTTAAATAGTTACTTAAATAAGTATAGAgagtttaaatttcattttatacctgtaataatttattattggtcAGCAAATAAAGAGTGGCATATGGTTTaatctattaatttttttggtctgAGTGGCATATGTTTTCTAATTGAAGTATCATTTGTGGTTTCAGTCACATTTTATCGAATTGAAccagaaaataaatatcttattGTAACTGAAAAAGAGCTTCCAGTATCTGAAAAGAAACTTCCAGCATCGTCGTCTTAATTAGTTCTCTTAATCTCAGGTATATAACAATTATTTTAGATTTGTTATTcgtaaataagttattttgtaaaaaaaaaaaaataataataagagaagACTCATATGAAACTATtgtgattttaattatttataataataattaatatattagtgGGTTTTTGAATTTGTTTCTAGAAGACATTTTGTACCGATCgagtatattatatattttccTTGTATCAAATACTAACTTTTGATTATATGATATATATGTGCAAATTAAAGTTTGGAATTCATTTATCAATTGCTtcattttgctttgattttttgaTTACTTTTGCGTttgatatttgtattaatttatatatggaattttttcataatatgtaacataatttattatataaaagagGATTTATGCACATTCTTCTTTGTATTTTGACAGGGCACATCACCAAAATGGCCATGTTTAAACATGTGAgtcatgaaattaataattattattgatCGAATTATTACCAGCAAGGGAGTTGTTAAGACTTGTAAACTTGGCTTTATTTTTGTGACTCATCTAAGATTTGGTTTTGTTTCTGTTTATCATTTCAATTATTACTTTTGTGAACCTTTtggttattttctttttgttgttctTCCTTTTGCCTATTAACAGTTTCTTGtgaatatttataaaaatcataAGATTCAGCGGTTATGAACAAACATATTTTTCCATCaatgtcttccttttattttattggtgaataaaagtaattGATTCTCTTTGGAAAAAAACAAAGTATATGTgtgtaaaaaattataattttattataaattaaaaatataaaatacataacaTATATTAATATGAagggtaaagtattattttagtttttaacgtTTAAGTCAAATCATAATTTGGTCTCTAATATTTTAaagatcttatttttattttaaaaaattttaaacgggTTTAATATTGTCTAATCGTTAAATTTGAcatgaataattaaaaaaaccacTCATGTTAACAACATCATTGTTAAGTCATATCTTTTTCTATGTATTAGAGAAATATAATCAAAATCTTTTTATAACactttttcttgttgatcttctcCTTGTAAAAAAATCCCAAACCCTATCAATCAATCATCAACGTTCtagaatcaaagaaaaaaaattatattagtgaTTGTTGATAGATCgattttatttatgtactaaAATCAAatgttattatcttttcaatatgCTAATTATTCATATCAAATTTAATTGTGAGACAATATTAAAcacgtttaaaattttttaagattgaaataaaaagtttaaa
This region of Arachis hypogaea cultivar Tifrunner chromosome 8, arahy.Tifrunner.gnm2.J5K5, whole genome shotgun sequence genomic DNA includes:
- the LOC140174730 gene encoding B3 domain-containing transcription factor VAL3-like translates to MTPMFKKILSATDTKVKSGRLVIPTKGARAYLPELEDKQRCILLEILDTKGNIWKLSYRFWENNRGRIYVLGGLKAYITIWKWQVGDQVTFYRIEPENKYLIVTEKELPVSEKKLPASSS